Genomic window (Acuticoccus sediminis):
ACGGGATTGTCAAACGGCGCTCAATCGGGACGCCTTATCGGCGCGCAAAAGGGGACGTGACTCACTTTCGATGCATTCTGGGATCCTGAGGGTGGCGTTTTCCCTTGAGGACGCTGCGGATGATGGGATCAAGGCGGGAGCGGGCTTTCACGCTACCGGGACTGCGGATGGAACGTGTCGCCCTGATGGACGGCGTGGTTCGTATTGAGGCGCGTGTCCCAACTCGAACGGGTCCATGTCCGTGCTGCGCTCGGCCGTCGCGGCACGTGCACAGCCGATACCTTCGACGGCTCCGCGATCTCCCTGCGCATGGCCGCCAAGTGGAGATCACGGTGTCCGTGCGCCGGTTCCGTTGCGCCAACGCCGACTGCCCACGCCTGATCTTCGCCGAGCGGCTTGATTCTATGGCGGCGGCGGTCCGGGCGCGGCGCACAGGTCGGCTGGATGGCATCGTCTGCCATCTGGGCATGGCGCTTGGCGGCCGCCCGGGGCAGGCGATCGCGCGGCGGCTGCTGCTGCCGGTGAGCAAGGACACGCTGCTGCGGACCGTGCGCCGCAGATGCAAGCCGCCGTCGGGCGCGCCGCGGGTGATCGGGACTGACGACTGGGCGTGGCGGAAGGGCCTTCGGTACGGCACGCTGATCTGTGATCTCGAGCGACGGGAAGTGATCGACCTGCTGCCGGATCGCGAGCCCGGGACCGTCGCCGCATGGCTGGCCGCGAGGCCGAGCGTCGAGATCATCGCTCGCGACCGGGGCGGCGGCTACGCAACCGGCGCGAGGCAGGGCCGCCCCGAGGCGATCCAGGTCGCCGGTCGAATGGCATCTCATCGAGAACGCCAGCGCGTCGTTCCTGCTCGCGGTCCGGCGCTGCATGTAGGACGTC
Coding sequences:
- a CDS encoding ISL3 family transposase — its product is MDGVVRIEARVPTRTGPCPCCARPSRHVHSRYLRRLRDLPAHGRQVEITVSVRRFRCANADCPRLIFAERLDSMAAAVRARRTGRLDGIVCHLGMALGGRPGQAIARRLLLPVSKDTLLRTVRRRCKPPSGAPRVIGTDDWAWRKGLRYGTLICDLERREVIDLLPDREPGTVAAWLAARPSVEIIARDRGGGYATGARQGRPEAIQVAGRMASHRERQRVVPARGPALHVGR